A single Syngnathoides biaculeatus isolate LvHL_M chromosome 18, ASM1980259v1, whole genome shotgun sequence DNA region contains:
- the LOC133492258 gene encoding claudin-2-like has translation MVSATLELVGFLLGLLGLLGSIVATVLPFWEVSVNIAPKMISGGSTKGLWMQCVHKMTGTFQCDTYNSMLMLSTDLQVSRVLMVISLVLSILGLVITVLGMQSTLCLEGPLELKKRVAGVGGCIFIAAGLITLVPISWTTHKVVLAFYNPLAPPALRFELGHCIYLGMVSALFSVLGGSVLALSFFRWQGCGRHRGSYPYTVDGPDVSVVQNPNTVQMGSIGDGRIYRGVQVKPIGGRYDFTGYV, from the coding sequence ATGGTGTCTGCGACTCTGGAGCTGGTGGGGTTCTTGTTGGGCCTGCTGGGCCTACTGGGCAGCATCGTGGCCACGGTGCTCCCCTTCTGGGAGGTCTCGGTGAACATCGCCCCCAAGATGATAAGTGGGGGCAGCACGAAGGGCCTGTGGATGCAATGCGTCCACAAGATGACCGGGACCTTCCAGTGCGACACGTACAACTCCATGCTGATGTTGTCCACTGACCTCCAGGTGTCACGGGTCCTCATGGTGATCTCCCTGGTGCTGTCCATCCTGGGCTTAGTCATCACCGTCCTGGGTATGCAGAGCACACTCTGCCTGGAGGGCCCGCTGGAGCTCAAGAAACGGGTGGCGGGTGTGGGCGGGTGCATCTTCATCGCCGCGGGCCTCATTACGCTTGTCCCCATCTCCTGGACAACCCACAAGGTGGTCCTGGCATTCTACAATCCTCTCGCCCCTCCCGCGCTCAGGTTCGAGCTGGGCCACTGCATCTACTTGGGCATGGTCTCAGCTTTGTTCTCCGTCCTGGGCGGCAGCGTGCTGGCTTTGTCCTTCTTCCGGTGGCAAGGGTGCGGAAGACATCGGGGGAGCTACCCATACACGGTGGACGGTCCTGACGTGTCGGTGGTGCAAAACCCCAACACCGTGCAAATGGGGAGCATCGGCGATGGCAGGATTTACAGGGGAGTCCAGGTGAAACCAATAGGGGGAAGATATGACTTCACAGGTTATGTGTGA
- the rbm41 gene encoding RNA-binding protein 41 translates to MRRVSRRPCEDGPLLEEQETEGQRQLHGLLLQQLHTQVDIDRCVAKKRSFAPAALYRPFGEQASGVRSLSQFQALQDDERELANLRELGLTDPEIQLWQSRDAPEAPEQFHGVCAAPDVKRQRLQAIQDKITARAELLARPQRFAASQPLSRREMEIEQALFQGSDRRGFLTALYHRDENNQDDLKGAAKTDPMASLYKDLLSKEPQGREADGPSRLSTSALSHDSPRGADSQSEEGSPEPSECRAVPRLEIGRPIGSLRGSEGAGSGRPLTVTGRVATVTDEEILENRESQEGIRSIPRFRNYQPGKPSRVLCVKNLSPQASVAQLVALFSRFEGTGGRPPLLYRLLTGRMKGQAFVTLPDTEAAQNALQLLHGYRLLGKPLVLEFGRERKGADDGRDVKH, encoded by the exons ATGCGAAG AGTGAGTCGGCGACCCTGCGAGGACGGTCCTCTGCTGGAGGAGCAAGAGACTGAAGGACAGCGGCAGCTTCACGGTCTTCTGCTCCAGCAACTCCACACCCAAGTCGACATTGACAG ATGTGTAGCCAAGAAGAGGAGCTTCGCCCCGGCTGCACTCTACCGGCCGTTTGGCGAGCAAGCATCTGGCGTGCGGAGCCTGTCTCAGTTTCAAGCGCTGCAGGATGACGAGCGGGAGTTGGCCAACCTGCGGGAGCTGGGCCTCACCGACCCCGAGATTCAGCTGTGGCAGAGCAGGGATGCCCCTGAAGCACCCGAACAG TTTCACGGCGTTTGCGCCGCTCCCGATGTCAAGCGGCAGCGGCTGCAGGCCATCCAGGACAAGATCACGGCCCGGGCAGAGCTCCTGGCGCGGCCTCAGCGCTTCGCCGCCAGCCAGCCGCTGTCCCGACGTGAGATGGAGATCGAGCAGGCGCTCTTCCAGGGCAGTGACCGCCGAGGTTTCCTCACTGCGCTCTACCACCGAG ATGAAAATAACCAAGATGACCTGAAGGGGGCGGCAAAAACAGATCCAATGGCTTCCCTTTACAAGGATCTTCTCAGCAAGGAGCCTCAAGGCAGGGAAGCTGACGGACCGTCACGCCTTTCTACATCAGCGCTGTCACATGACTCGCCCCGGGGAGCcgacagccaatcagaggaaggCTCGCCGGAACCGTCGGAGTGTCGCGCCGTTCCCCGGCTGGAGATCGGCCGGCCAATCGGCAGCCTGCGTGGATCGGAAGGGGCCGGCTCGGGCCGACCGCTGACCGTCACGGGGCGGGTGGCGACTGTGACAGACGAGGAGATCCTTGAGAACCGCGAAAGCCAGGAGGGGATCCGGAGCATCCCGAGGTTCCGGAACTACCAACCTGGAAAACCCTCCAGA gtaTTGTGCGTGAAGAACTTGAGCCCACAGGCCTCAGTGGCCCAGCTGGTGGCGCTGTTCTCCAGGTTCGAGGGCACCGGCGGCAGACCCCCGCTGCTGTACCGCCTGCTGACGGGACGCATGAAGGGTCAGGCCTTTGTCACTTTGCCAG ACACTGAAGCGGCCCAGAATGCTTTGCAGCTGCTCCATGGGTACCGGTTGCTTGGGAAACCTTTGGTGCTGGAGTTTGGCCGCGAGCGAAAGGGAGCCGATGATGGGCGAGACgtaaaacattaa